attttaagattttcaaattttttggcctaaatgttgataaaaaatcaaattcaatctGATTGAGCtagaaatccgaaatttgaTAGCCAATGCGCCCTTTTATTGAATATTGAGttctaaaaatatgttttatgacttttttggcaattcgtACTTTCCAAACaaactggagactccaaaaacgactcgaaatcgcTTTCAATCGACGTGAGATCGAAAGTATAGCATCTAgactgaaatttcagctttctagatcaactTTTGCAGTAattgtacttttcaaaaatttgttagaggctccaaaatgtaCTCAAAATGACCCAAAATCGCTTCTATCGTTTAGAGGGGGTTAAAATAAGATTCACACTAAATTTCAGAACTCTACCTCATAgctcaattaggtaaaattttcaatcccccctccctcagctaaattttattactaaaaattctccaaaatggtcaaattcGGGAAATATAAAAACCACGAACCAAAATGTCAAGGGCTAAAGCCTAATTCACCAACTAGTAACTTCAATAAtttaatcttttcaaaaataattccagGGAGTCTTCGCCATCGCCCACGGAAACCCAATCATCGCAGCATCCACAAACGAAGAATTGTCCACCCAATCTAATTCATACAACGAACAATCTTACACCGCTGTCGACAACCCATACGGACCAGACTACGTATCCATGGACAGCAGCTCGGGCTCATCATCGTCATCCAACTACGAATACGACAGCAACTACTTGAATACCAACGGTGGTCTTCCTCTTCTCTCCACCGGTGGAAGCTTGATCCAACAAGAACAAGAACTCCAACAGGAAGCTAGCTCATACAGTCAACAACAACTCAACAACTACTCTACCCTCGGTGGAAATACCGTCCAACAATTCTCAGCCAGTTCTCAACAACAAATGGAACAAGCTCAACAACAATCCACTTCGTTCGTCAGTTACTAAAATGACtgatttgtattatttttgagCCACGATATTGATaccagtttaattttttcatcagtaaggaaaaaatcaaactgaatTATCAAGAGTTGATATTTTAAATACACATTTATTATATTGTTAAGTCGCAACATAAACTCAcaatgtttttgataatttgattaCTTTTGTTTGTAAAATTAACCCGAGCAGGTAACTTGTATAACGGTCCCGTTAAATATATTGCATAATCGAACGCCTgtcttttttatttcttctttgtAAAGGGTGGTAGTGTGAATTAAGACTGAACCGCTATAAAAAGTCATCGATATCCAACTTACGCATAAATTAATCGTTTTAATCGTTCCGAGAGATTATTTTAAGACATCTCGTATAATTATCCActgaacgaagaaaaaaataacaaacaaaaatGCGCGTGGAATATGAAAATTCGACGTGGGtgattttttctcctcattttacTACGTCAGAGTGAAAAAACACAACgtttaaaatgctgaaaaaagtcTCATTCTTATTACAACTCGAACTGCGAGTAAGTATTTGAAATGTGTAATCcagagtgaatttcgaaaaCATCGAATGTCGTTTTTAAaccatttcaatattttcgaagaTCTACTTCATCATCTTCTTTCGAAGTAAGTAGATAAATTTAAACTCTAAACAATTCGTATtttattacaaataaaaaaatttacttaatttaaaataatttctagaAATTGGCATACAGTTTAGCCAGAAAAAATGGCTAGAAAAGTGCACAAGGTTATCAGCCTTTtaaccatcatcatcatctcaaTAATACGATCTCATCGAGCAGAAACTTGGGAGAAGCCAGGATGCCATAAAATAGGTAGGGGTCCTTAATGTGTAATTTGATTGGTAGGCAGCTGGTTCAATAATAATTAAATACCTACAATTAATTAGTTAATTACTTTCCAATTCGAAGGTCATACGAGAAAAATCAGCATTCCAGACTGCGTTGAATTTCGTATAACGACAAATGCTTGCCGAGGATATTGCGAATCTTGGGCGATCACATCGACAGACGAAAGCCTGCCTTTCAATCGCGGTCAAAGTATCACCAGTATTGGCCAATGTTGTAATATAATTGATACCGAAGACGTAAGtacctaatcaatttttgggcTACTTTGTACACAGAATAaagtattattttaaaatcagtttaaaaaactGTACGAAAACCAGAAACACaaattcgcgaaaaatattGCGCGTGGAAACATGAAATTTAAGCTACCCATCGAACAGATATAGCAACTTAAATGGCTAATTCCACTTTCCACGAAAATTGAGAATTCTCAAAGTATCGATAATTCATTTCCATTATCGCGTGATAATAATACATTTCTTTTCATTAATCTGTTCCCCGCAGAcacttttatttaattaatgATCGTTTTATATACCCATCTAAGTTCATTTTCAGCAACAATGATCGTATATCAGTTTAACCCGATAGTTTTAAAATTAGCCTATTATTGAGAACCAATATATTTTGTACTCACGTGATTCTAAATACTCGTGGATGACGATTCCGAACATACTCGTATTGTAGCAATAATTGAGTCATATTCATATTGAAGCAtcaaattgcgaatttttttcagataacaGTCCACGTTTTGTGTTTGGACGGTCTTCGGGAGTTGACTTTTAAATCAGCTATCAGTTGTTCGTGTCATCACTGTAAAAAGCAGTAAATTCATTAACATTACGATGTGTTtatttaagaaaataaaatttgtgagAATATtataatcgaaaaataaaacaaatcttATTCATTATGactgcattttcaattttacatatttGCTCATTTCGTCATCTCCAGAACTGATCTTGAGAAAACCAACAATTATGGCATTGGAGAATACTATAGAGCATAAATTCTGGTACGAAGGGGAAGGGGGGATTTTCTCCAAGTCTTGTTgaacataaatttaaaaaattaaccttGGAAAGTTGTAATAAAGAGACAAAGGCCCTAGGCAGATAAGTATGGTCGAGCGGCCCCCGGGACCTTCAGAGATGAAACTCATGTGGTGTATAGGTACCCCCAAGATAagtattttccccaagttttggacctcaactctgagtggttcttgagtaattcctcaaaaatcgaaaatcgtttttgatttttttctcaggattgactcggccgatttttttcaaacttgaaccaacGTGTACGCGTTCTAAAGGGCTTTCCCCAAAAAAGTcaacagccccctccccccacttttcccccttcaaaatttagattcaattttttgaggtcccccttaccccccaaggccttttggcacacttttcgaaaaatattttttagatgcagtattgatcctagaacaacatataacttacccaaaattgtacctcgggtgcgccatagtcaaattcgaccaaaaccaaCACCACCTCACCAGTAATAATAAGGTTAATGTGGTACCTACGCCACTGCTATTGAAGTAATTTCTGGAGTATTGTttataatgttgtaatttttaaatgagaatgatgtttttgagagtcgttattcacaaattcccatttaggggcagcgaagcaccccctcccccaaatttgggcgaaactttcagaaagaaacctggggcatgtgacatatcgaattatatgtttttgataacgctgaacacgaatatgacgtcagatttctgattggaccccacccatggcccccaacaCCTTTccaaatgagatgaaaattcaaaaaaaaaggtttgttcgtgcgacacatgaaatagtatgtttttggcgacgctgaaaccgaatatgacgtcagatttgtgattggaccccatccatggcccccaaaaaaatttttggacaattaccCATGGGGATGAGGTTCTGGGAGCAATGGATgacgtcaatttgaaaaactaaggctatattcgtgttcagcaataTCGAAAACGTACtacctatttcatgtgtcaccagaatgaaaccatttttttaggaTACTCCCCTTGGGAAGGTGCTGGGAGCCGTGGACGGAGTGCAAAcaaaaatatgacgtcatattcggtttcagcgtcgccaaaaacatactatttcatgtgtcgcacgaacaaacctttttttttgaattttcatctcatttggAAAGGtgttgggggccatgggtggggtccaatcagaaatctgacgtcatattcgtgttcagcgttatcaaaaacatataattcgatatgtcacatgccccaggtttctttctgaaagtttcgcccaaatttgggggagggggtgcttcgctgcccctaaatgggaatttgtgaataacgactctcaaaaacatcattctcatttaaaaattacaacattataaACAATACTCCAGAAATTACTTCAATAGCAGTGGCGTAGGTACCACATTAACCTTATTATTACTGGTGAGGTGGTGttggttttggtcgaatttgactatggcgcacccgaggtacaattttgggtaagttatatgttgttctaggatcaatactgcatctaaaaaatatttttcgaaaagtgtgccaaaaggccttggggggtaagggggacctcaaaaaattgaatctaaattttgaagggggaaaagtggggggagggggctgttgACTTTTTTGGGGAAAGCCCTTTAGAACGCGTACACgttggttcaagtttgaaaaaaatcggccgagtcaatcctgagaaaaaaatcaaaaacgattttcgatttttgaggaattactcaagaaccactcagagttgaggtccaaaacttggggaaaatactTATCTTGGGGGTACCTATACACCACATGAGTTTCATCTCTGAAGGTCCCGGGGGCCGCTCGACCATACTTATCTGCCTAGGGCCATTTcccgacttttttggaaattgaatagcacattttataaaattttttgtttctaaatttCTGCACCTGGAAAATATCTGTTCTTGGTAATGGTTacctaacttttaaaaatgtcgaattaagaaattgacttcttgcaaaaaaaataataatttacaaggtaagtaggtacatacttgaattatatattttcgaaaacttcagGCCTTTTAATCGACGATTCAAActcaaaaacacgtttaaatccaaaaatgaactcctcacacagaaaacaatcaaattttaagAGCTTCTGCCCCTCACTTTGTTCGGGCCtttttgctttaattttttaaaactgaaatttctaaaaaaaggttattcaaattctcaaacttttaagccaaaaaaatcaactttctccCATAAAAAACATAGTTCTTCCATCTTTCACTTCTcaaaataggaattttcaaaagcttttggcTTCGCTACGTTCGGtctaatttgtgtttttttttacaaaataaaaaaaaaattatgtttgcggcttctaaaaattgaaaaatgaaaacaaaattttttatgaatagaAATTGATTACCTACATACGAGTTATTATCCACGCACGAGTATattaattgacaaaattatctattcatcttttattttacattaaaaatctcacatttttattcggaaaaatttgggaaatttttggttgacccccctcccctcccccgaTGAATGCTTACTTTCATCCCTGGACGTCgttgaaaacttcgaaaaaatgttgatcgatttcaaaataatattcagTGTGCATCTATGCATTATCTAATCTTATTACAGGTATTTAATCTGACTTcaagaaactttgaaaaaattgctataaattCTTAACATCGtgtcaaacttgaaaatttttgaaaaaattaccaatttttggaattttcactcAAGTAAATCGAAATGGACGTTCAGATATGAAATCTCAATTCAATCAAATCTGACTATAAAGAacttagattttaaaaaaaattattaaattgctaaaattacaccaaactttcaaatttaataaatatggatttctgacattttgtctGGCTTTTTGACACTTTGATGCATGAGATacctcgatttttggaaagatcaaATGGACTGAAATCCTCCCTCccccaataaaaatttcagcagcccGAATTGATCATCCGATTTTTAGCTAATCCTTTCTCAAACCAACTCCTCGAGTCCAAATTTCGCGATTTTgatccattctggagcctcctgctcGATTTATAATTTCTCCAAAGagcacaaaaattgaattgattagCTGAAAATCGGAATTTATGAAAGTTTTTTCCTGAAAGTAAGTGGATAtgcttgtgaaaaaaattcactcgagcCTCGAGGTGCCCACCTGAGAATCGGGTCATGATATGGaaaaactcgttgaacaggtcaaaaataagaCACGAATCGATTTTCAGCAGCATAGATTAATTTTTATGCCTTCTGAACAAATCCAAAGTcatactggaagctccagaatggctcaaaactgtgaaattcggttcgaggTAACACTTGAGac
The sequence above is a segment of the Planococcus citri chromosome 3, ihPlaCitr1.1, whole genome shotgun sequence genome. Coding sequences within it:
- the Gpa2 gene encoding thyrostimulin alpha-2 subunit, with the translated sequence MARKVHKVISLLTIIIISIIRSHRAETWEKPGCHKIGHTRKISIPDCVEFRITTNACRGYCESWAITSTDESLPFNRGQSITSIGQCCNIIDTEDITVHVLCLDGLRELTFKSAISCSCHHCKKQ
- the LOC135840772 gene encoding uncharacterized protein LOC135840772 — encoded protein: MAFASVSLLAACVLGVFAIAHGNPIIAASTNEELSTQSNSYNEQSYTAVDNPYGPDYVSMDSSSGSSSSSNYEYDSNYLNTNGGLPLLSTGGSLIQQEQELQQEASSYSQQQLNNYSTLGGNTVQQFSASSQQQMEQAQQQSTSFVSY